One stretch of Pradoshia sp. D12 DNA includes these proteins:
- a CDS encoding response regulator transcription factor translates to MEENNIRLLIVDDEDRIRRLLKMYLEREKYTIDEAANGEDALELALANDYDLILLDLMMPGKDGIEVCKELREKKATPVIMLTAKGEEINRVQGFEAGTDDYIVKPFSPREVVLRVKALLRRSSKNSYIQSETSTKDVVVFNHLTIDNDAHRVLADGVEVALTPKEYELLYYLAKTPDKVYDREQLLKEVWHYEFFGDLRTVDTHIKRLREKLNKVSEDAARMIVTVWGVGYKFEVVND, encoded by the coding sequence ATGGAAGAGAACAACATACGATTGCTTATAGTAGATGATGAGGACCGTATTAGAAGACTATTGAAAATGTATTTAGAGCGCGAAAAATATACAATTGATGAGGCTGCTAATGGGGAAGATGCTTTAGAACTTGCTTTGGCGAATGATTATGATTTAATCCTTCTGGATTTGATGATGCCTGGCAAGGATGGAATTGAGGTTTGTAAAGAACTGCGTGAAAAAAAGGCAACACCTGTTATTATGTTGACTGCTAAAGGTGAAGAAATAAACCGAGTGCAAGGTTTTGAAGCAGGCACGGATGATTATATCGTAAAGCCTTTTAGTCCAAGGGAAGTAGTCTTACGAGTGAAAGCATTGTTAAGAAGGTCATCGAAAAATTCCTATATTCAATCAGAGACCTCAACTAAAGATGTTGTCGTCTTTAATCATCTAACGATCGATAATGATGCGCATAGAGTATTGGCGGACGGTGTAGAGGTTGCATTAACACCTAAAGAATATGAACTATTATACTATCTCGCTAAAACCCCGGATAAAGTGTATGATCGGGAACAATTGCTAAAAGAAGTTTGGCACTATGAATTCTTTGGGGATTTACGTACCGTTGATACACATATTAAAAGATTAAGAGAAAAATTAAATAAAGTATCTGAGGATGCAGCTAGAATGATTGTAACCGTTTGGGGTGTTGGTTATAAATTCGAGGTAGTCAACGACTAA
- the ccsB gene encoding c-type cytochrome biogenesis protein CcsB, which yields MATLSSNLLYIAFVLYLIATFVFAGSIKGKNDKWSYEKWAKAGIIITIIGFIAQLGYFITRWIVSGHAPVSNLFEFTTFFGMMLVGAFIMIYFIYKTAILGVFALPIALLVIAYASMFPRDISPLIPALKSDWLYIHVTTVAAGEAILAISFVAGLIYLIRAVKQTKASKSTFWLEAVLLGLICTIGFVVSTTMFSIADYKTEYTWVNKSGAEQTEEYNMPALFVPKEAKLVSGTGMDPLIELPLIINSKKLNTVVWSIMIGVVLYGVLRLILRKRIGAAIQPLAKSVNLDLLDEVGYRSILIGFPVFTLGGLIFAMIWAQIAWSRFWGWDPKEVWALITWLFYAAFLHLRISKGWHGEKSAWLAVIGFIIIMFNLIAVNLIIVGLHSYASN from the coding sequence GTGGCGACTTTAAGCAGTAATTTGCTATATATTGCTTTTGTGCTGTACTTAATAGCAACTTTTGTATTTGCGGGATCCATAAAAGGTAAGAACGATAAGTGGAGTTATGAAAAATGGGCAAAAGCTGGAATTATTATCACTATTATTGGATTTATTGCACAGCTGGGTTATTTTATCACACGTTGGATAGTGTCAGGACATGCTCCTGTCAGTAATCTATTTGAGTTTACAACATTCTTTGGAATGATGTTGGTTGGAGCATTTATAATGATTTATTTCATATATAAAACAGCCATTCTGGGAGTATTCGCGCTTCCGATTGCGCTGTTAGTTATTGCGTATGCCAGCATGTTTCCACGGGATATCTCGCCGCTTATTCCGGCATTAAAAAGTGATTGGCTGTATATACATGTTACTACTGTAGCAGCGGGAGAAGCTATTTTAGCAATAAGTTTTGTGGCCGGATTAATTTATCTGATACGGGCTGTTAAACAAACGAAAGCATCAAAAAGTACGTTTTGGCTGGAAGCCGTTTTATTAGGATTAATTTGTACGATTGGTTTTGTTGTATCTACTACTATGTTTTCTATAGCTGATTATAAAACTGAATATACTTGGGTCAATAAGAGCGGTGCAGAGCAAACAGAGGAATATAATATGCCGGCGTTGTTTGTCCCGAAGGAAGCAAAATTGGTTTCCGGTACAGGGATGGATCCGTTAATTGAATTGCCATTAATAATCAATTCAAAAAAACTGAATACAGTAGTTTGGTCCATCATGATAGGTGTCGTGCTATATGGAGTGCTGCGTTTAATTTTACGTAAGCGTATAGGAGCAGCTATACAGCCGTTGGCAAAATCAGTGAATTTAGATTTACTTGACGAGGTTGGATACAGATCCATTCTAATCGGATTCCCTGTATTTACTTTGGGAGGGTTGATATTTGCCATGATTTGGGCCCAAATAGCCTGGTCAAGATTTTGGGGTTGGGATCCTAAAGAAGTATGGGCTTTAATTACATGGCTATTTTATGCAGCATTTCTGCATCTGCGCATATCGAAGGGGTGGCATGGCGAAAAGTCAGCCTGGCTTGCAGTTATAGGATTTATTATCATTATGTTTAATCTTATCGCGGTGAATTTAATTATCGTTGGATTACACTCATATGCTAGCAATTAA